A genomic segment from Oenanthe melanoleuca isolate GR-GAL-2019-014 unplaced genomic scaffold, OMel1.0 S104, whole genome shotgun sequence encodes:
- the LOC130266618 gene encoding LOW QUALITY PROTEIN: zinc finger protein ZFP2-like (The sequence of the model RefSeq protein was modified relative to this genomic sequence to represent the inferred CDS: substituted 2 bases at 2 genomic stop codons) — MASTMIHTGEQPYKCGECGTGFRKSSNLTRHQMIHTGVRSYVCGECGKSFRDSSGLIMHQAMHTGECPYKCSECGKSFSQSCNLIVHQRIHTGEKPYECPECGKRFQSRSHLLRHQQIHTQERPFHCPDCGKGFKKNSTLITHQQIHTRERPXXCPQCGKSFSQNSAVI; from the coding sequence ATGGCGTCCACAATGATCCACACCGGGGAACAGCCCTACaagtgtggggaatgtgggacGGGATTCAGGAAGAGCTCCAACCTCACCCGCCACCAGATGATCCACACTGGGGTACGATCCTATgtgtgtggggaatgtgggaagagcttccGTGACAGCTCTGGCCTGATCATGCACCAGGCAATGCACACCGGGGAATGCCCCTACAAGTGCTcagaatgtgggaagagcttcagccAGAGCTGTAACCTGATTGTCCACCaaaggatccacactggggagaagccctatgagtgtcctgagtgtgggaagaggtttcagagcAGATCCCATCTGCTCAGGCATCAGCAGATTCACACACAAGAGAGGCCCTTCCACTGCCCcgactgtgggaagggctttAAGAAAAACTCCACCCTCATCACccaccagcagatccacacCAGGGAGAGGCCCTAATAGTGTCCccagtgtgggaagagcttctcccAGAACTCTGCCGTGATCTGA
- the LOC130266616 gene encoding zinc finger protein 3 homolog has translation MPRDSQADKELRTETMKDKSPQQNLVGEAVWSDSAVQEYNGEEKPQRSHTRRGCKRRSWGSEEERPKLDLAGSQRSGQSSELRVHEQLHGSKKPLQCLECGKSFHRSSSLVRQQMIHTGERPYECGECGKGFNVSSHLIRHQRTHTGERPYECGECGESFCQSSSLLYHQRIHTGDQPYECGECGKSFRLSSRLICHQMICRYSRCIS, from the exons atgccCCGGGACAGCCAGGCAG acaaggagctgaggaCGGAGACCATGAAGGACAAATCCCCTCAGCAGAACCTCGTGGGAGAGGCCGTTTGGAGCGACTCCGCAGTGCAGGAATACAACGGGGAGGAAAAGCCGCAGAGATCCCACacaaggaggggctgcaaacgcaGATCATGGGGATCCGAGGAAGAAAGACCCAAACTGGACCTGGCAGGCAGCCAGAGATCTGgccagagctctgagctgagaGTCCATGAGCAGCTTCATGGTAGCAAGAAGCCCCTCCAGTgtttggaatgtgggaagagttTCCACAGGAGCTCCAGCCTGGTCCGGCAGCAGatgatccacactggggaacggccctacgagtgtggggaatgtgggaagggattcaaTGTCAGCTCCCACCTGATCCGCCACCAGAGGACCCACACTGGGGAAcggccctatgagtgtggggaatgtggagaGAGCTTCTGCCAGAGTTCCAGTTTGCTATaccaccagaggatccacactggggatcagccctatgagtgtggggaatgtgggaagagcttcagaCTGAGCTCCAGATTGATCTGCCACCAGATGATCTGTCGCTACTCGCGATGTATTTCGTAA